A DNA window from Hordeum vulgare subsp. vulgare chromosome 1H, MorexV3_pseudomolecules_assembly, whole genome shotgun sequence contains the following coding sequences:
- the LOC123425070 gene encoding transcription factor BHLH42 isoform X1, whose protein sequence is MESSGEVQRSLQAAAQGLRWTYALLWQLCPDQGALVWAEGHYNGAIKTRKTVQPAVAQAQAQAPAPAAEAADQARSRQLRELFDSLAREAAAGGGTGFRDVHGCAQEARRPSAALAPEDLTETEWFYLMSASYSFPPGVGLPGRAFARGGHVWLSRANEVDSKAFSRAILAKSAGIKTVLCIPIVDGVLEIGTTEKVEEDIGLVQYAMAIFMDQQETHMIPSICHSNQTSHIDQQSFQTQRKAHTGDLKPEPNKLNPAYEDDEMEYDDDDEIDAECASVSETNAGRDYCRHGPPNIAVNADHATHDAAGSSELMQVEMSERARDGCSSNLGDEIQMLMVCQNGANDEPWHFLYEELCGGYPQSSAAGENQATAENAHYAQTVSLILHRNNALGQADGRSTGSYLAVSHQSSFSRWDATASIHGRTVTGGINRQKMLKSVLLFFSAACNRPPGDLRCDEGGARREVDFGASHVMQERKRREKLNERFIILRSLVPFVTKMDKASILGDTIEYVKQLTKRVQDLESSAARQQGSSEKRAVLTGMEGASSSSSGSSSSTPVATDVQVSIIESDALLELRCPDRRGLLVTIMQALQEQLRLEVTSVQASSDHGVLLAEMRAKVRELHGRRSSISQVKRAIHLIISSG, encoded by the exons ATGGAGAGCAGCGGCGAGGTGCAGAGATCGCTGCAGGCGGCGGCGCAGGGGCTGCGGTGGACGTACGCCCTCCTCTGGCAGCTCTGCCCCGACCAAGG CGCGCTGGTGTGGGCGGAGGGGCACTACAACGGCGCCATCAAGACGCGCAAGACGGTGCAGCCGGCCGTCGCCCAGGCGCAGGCacaggcgccggcgccggcggcggaggcggccgaCCAGGCCCGCAGCCGGCAGCTGCGGGAGCTGTTCGACTCGCTGGCCAGGGAGGCTGCCGCGGGCGGCGGGACGGGCTTCAGGGACGTCCACGGCTGCGCCCAGGAGGCTCGGCGGCCCAGCGCGGCGCTGGCGCCGGAAGACCTAACGGAGACGGAGTGGTTCTATCTCATGTCAGCCTCCTACTCCTTCCCTCCCGGCGTCGG GTTACCTGGAAGGGCCTTTGCAAGGGGAGGGCACGTATGGCTTAGTAGAGCAAATGAAGTTGACAGCAAGGCCTTCTCAAGAGCCATACTTGCCAAG AGTGCAGGAATCAAG ACGGTGTTATGCATTCCGATTGTCGACGGTGTCCTGGAAATCGGGACCACAGAAAAG GTGGAGGAAGACATAGGTTTAGTCCAGTATGCAATGGCCATCTTCATGGATCAACAAGAAACCCACATGATCCCCAGCATCTGCCATTCCAACCAAACCAGTCACATTGATCAGCAGTCATTCCAAACACAGAGGAAGGCACACACTGGTGACTTGAAGCCGGAGCCAAACAAGCTCAACCCAGCATACGAGGATGATGAAATGgagtacgacgacgacgacgagatcgACGCGGAATGCGCGTCGGTTTCGGAAACCAACGCCGGAAGGGATTACTGCCGGCATGGTCCACCGAACATTGCAGTCAATGCAGATCATGCAACACATGATGCAGCAGGGAGCAGCGAGCTGATGCAGGTTGAGATGTCAGAGAGGGCGAGGGATGGCTGCTCAAGCAACCTCGGCGATGAGATCCAAATGCTGATGGTCTGCCAGAACGGTGCTAATGATGAGCCCTGGCATTTTCTATATGAGGAGTTATGCGGTGGCTACCCTCAGTCGTCAG CTGCAGGTGAAAACCAAGCAACGGCTGAGAATGCTCACTACGCACAGACAGTCTCGTTGATCCTGCATCGCAACAACGCCCTCGGACAAGCCGACGGCCGAAGCACCGGGTCCTACCTGGCAGTCTCGCACCAATCTTCGTTCTCGAGATGGGATGCAACTGCAAGCATCCATGGACGCACGGTCACCGGAGGCATCAACCGGCAGAAGATGCTCAAGAGTGTCCTCCTGTTCTTCAGTGCCGCCTGCAACAGGCCACCTGGGGATCTGAGGTGCGACGAAGGCGGCGCGCGCAGGGAGGTCGACTTCGGCGCCAGCCATGTCATGCAGGAGCGGAAGAGAAGAGAGAAGCTCAACGAGAGGTTCATCATCCTGCGTTCCCTGGTGCCCTTCGTCACCAAG ATGGACAAGGCGTCGATACTCGGGGACACGATCGAGTACGTGAAGCAGCTGACGAAACGCGTCCAGGACCTCGAGTCCTCTGCGGCCAGGCAGCAGGGGTCGTCGGAGAAGCGTGCGGTGCTGACGGGCATGGAAGgggccagcagcagcagcagcggcagcagcagcagcaccccgGTGGCCACGGACGTGCAGGTCTCCATCATCGAGAGCGACGCGCTGCTGGAGCTCCGGTGCCCGGACCGGCGCGGCCTGCTGGTGACCATCATGCAGGCGCTCCAGGAGCAGCTCCGGCTCGAGGTCACCTCCGTCCAGGCGTCGTCGGACCACGGCGTGCTGCTCGCGGAAATGCGCGCCAAG GTGAGGGAGCTGCATGGGAGGAGGAGCAGCATTTCTCAAGTGAAGAGAGCGATCCATCTCATCATCTCATCGGGATGA
- the LOC123425086 gene encoding uncharacterized protein LOC123425086, with the protein MASPRTPDCARGLNFAPGDADLITIYLHRKISGSPLPAAAAWYIHDADVYAAEPAALVTGLLPASARDDGEGREWYIFTSVRAQSSRDVRRCRAVAGGVGTWHSEKARCGVLDGGGALLGYRQPFTYEPKNGWLMLEFSQEDARRGEPMPVLCKIYQKRRAGRSASKPISSGSSSMSGSTSKRKAAAADERSGEGSSARVRRCLQFRLLPAAPNPPTLAATWEIPVDRPQAEQEPGDQQEPLARIAPRATPLISSSSMTADHALTFDRTTFLHSAQDWPTPANSDLSEAPLGNYKLVSTATSELTCYNATTPLSDNTGAWAFQQSPLTTSYGTTSLLPGQDWATPESSQVSEASTVESYSYFSPDQATSRPTTQPISKSWSFEQCSELSAIFGA; encoded by the coding sequence ATGGCGTCTCCGCGCACGCCCGACTGCGCCCGCGGCCTCAACTTCGCCCCCGGCGACGCCGACCTCATAACGATCTACCTCCACCGCAAGATCTCCGGGTCCCcgctccccgccgccgccgcctggtaCATCCACGACGCGGACGTGTACGCGGCCGAGCCCGCCGCGCTCGTCACCGGCCTCCTCCCCGCCTCGGCGAGGGACGACGGGGAGGGCAGGGAGTGGTACATCTTCACCTCCGTGCGGGCCCAGAGCAGCCGGGACGTCCGCAGGTGCCGCGCCGTCGCGGGTGGGGTCGGCACCTGGCATTCCGAGAAGGCGCGGTGCGGCGTGCTCGACGGGGGCGGCGCCCTCCTCGGGTACCGCCAGCCCTTCACCTACGAGCCCAAGAACGGCTGGCTGATGCTCGAGTTCAGCCAAGAAGACGCCCGCCGCGGCGAGCCGATGCCCGTCCTCTGCAAAATCTACCAGAAGCGTCGTGCAGGCCGGTCCGCCTCGAAGCCCATCTCGTCTGGGTCGTCGTCGATGTCGGGATCCACATCCAAGAGGAAGGCGGCGGCCGCGGACGAGCGCTCCGGCGAGGGTTCCTCGGCCCGCGTGAGGCGATGCCTGCAGTTCCGCCTGCTTCCTGCCGCACCAAATCCGCCCACACTGGCTGCTACATGGGAGATTCCAGTCGATCGGCCGCAGGCAGAGCAAGAACCAGGGGACCAGCAAGAACCGCTGGCACGCATAGCACCCAGAGCCACACCGCTGATTTCCAGCTCCTCCATGACCGCCGACCACGCCCTGACCTTCGACCGCACCACCTTCCTCCACTCCGCCCAAGATTGGCCCACGCCAGCGAATTCGGACCTGAGCGAAGCACCACTGGGCAATTACAAGCTCGTCTCAACAGCCACCTCCGAGCTGACCTGCTACAATGCCACGACACCCTTGAGCGATAACACCGGCGCTTGGGCCTTCCAGCAGTCCCCCCTGACCACCTCCTATGGCACCACCTCCCTCCTCCCTGGCCAAGATTGGGCCACGCCAGAGTCGTCACAAGTCAGTGAGGCATCGACGGTGGAGAGCTACAGCTACTTCTCGCCTGACCAGGCCACATCCAGGCCCACCACACAGCCGATCAGCAAATCTTGGTCCTTCGAGCAGTGCAGCGAGCTATCGGCAATTTTCGGGGCTTGA
- the LOC123425070 gene encoding transcription factor BHLH42 isoform X2, whose translation MESSGEVQRSLQAAAQGLRWTYALLWQLCPDQGALVWAEGHYNGAIKTRKTVQPAVAQAQAQAPAPAAEAADQARSRQLRELFDSLAREAAAGGGTGFRDVHGCAQEARRPSAALAPEDLTETEWFYLMSASYSFPPGVGLPGRAFARGGHVWLSRANEVDSKAFSRAILAKSAGIKTVLCIPIVDGVLEIGTTEKVEEDIGLVQYAMAIFMDQQETHMIPSICHSNQTSHIDQQSFQTQRKAHTGDLKPEPNKLNPAYEDDEMEYDDDDEIDAECASVSETNAGRDYCRHGPPNIAVNADHATHDAAGSSELMQVEMSERARDGCSSNLGDEIQMLMVCQNGANDEPWHFLYEELCGGYPQSSGENQATAENAHYAQTVSLILHRNNALGQADGRSTGSYLAVSHQSSFSRWDATASIHGRTVTGGINRQKMLKSVLLFFSAACNRPPGDLRCDEGGARREVDFGASHVMQERKRREKLNERFIILRSLVPFVTKMDKASILGDTIEYVKQLTKRVQDLESSAARQQGSSEKRAVLTGMEGASSSSSGSSSSTPVATDVQVSIIESDALLELRCPDRRGLLVTIMQALQEQLRLEVTSVQASSDHGVLLAEMRAKVRELHGRRSSISQVKRAIHLIISSG comes from the exons ATGGAGAGCAGCGGCGAGGTGCAGAGATCGCTGCAGGCGGCGGCGCAGGGGCTGCGGTGGACGTACGCCCTCCTCTGGCAGCTCTGCCCCGACCAAGG CGCGCTGGTGTGGGCGGAGGGGCACTACAACGGCGCCATCAAGACGCGCAAGACGGTGCAGCCGGCCGTCGCCCAGGCGCAGGCacaggcgccggcgccggcggcggaggcggccgaCCAGGCCCGCAGCCGGCAGCTGCGGGAGCTGTTCGACTCGCTGGCCAGGGAGGCTGCCGCGGGCGGCGGGACGGGCTTCAGGGACGTCCACGGCTGCGCCCAGGAGGCTCGGCGGCCCAGCGCGGCGCTGGCGCCGGAAGACCTAACGGAGACGGAGTGGTTCTATCTCATGTCAGCCTCCTACTCCTTCCCTCCCGGCGTCGG GTTACCTGGAAGGGCCTTTGCAAGGGGAGGGCACGTATGGCTTAGTAGAGCAAATGAAGTTGACAGCAAGGCCTTCTCAAGAGCCATACTTGCCAAG AGTGCAGGAATCAAG ACGGTGTTATGCATTCCGATTGTCGACGGTGTCCTGGAAATCGGGACCACAGAAAAG GTGGAGGAAGACATAGGTTTAGTCCAGTATGCAATGGCCATCTTCATGGATCAACAAGAAACCCACATGATCCCCAGCATCTGCCATTCCAACCAAACCAGTCACATTGATCAGCAGTCATTCCAAACACAGAGGAAGGCACACACTGGTGACTTGAAGCCGGAGCCAAACAAGCTCAACCCAGCATACGAGGATGATGAAATGgagtacgacgacgacgacgagatcgACGCGGAATGCGCGTCGGTTTCGGAAACCAACGCCGGAAGGGATTACTGCCGGCATGGTCCACCGAACATTGCAGTCAATGCAGATCATGCAACACATGATGCAGCAGGGAGCAGCGAGCTGATGCAGGTTGAGATGTCAGAGAGGGCGAGGGATGGCTGCTCAAGCAACCTCGGCGATGAGATCCAAATGCTGATGGTCTGCCAGAACGGTGCTAATGATGAGCCCTGGCATTTTCTATATGAGGAGTTATGCGGTGGCTACCCTCAGTCGTCAG GTGAAAACCAAGCAACGGCTGAGAATGCTCACTACGCACAGACAGTCTCGTTGATCCTGCATCGCAACAACGCCCTCGGACAAGCCGACGGCCGAAGCACCGGGTCCTACCTGGCAGTCTCGCACCAATCTTCGTTCTCGAGATGGGATGCAACTGCAAGCATCCATGGACGCACGGTCACCGGAGGCATCAACCGGCAGAAGATGCTCAAGAGTGTCCTCCTGTTCTTCAGTGCCGCCTGCAACAGGCCACCTGGGGATCTGAGGTGCGACGAAGGCGGCGCGCGCAGGGAGGTCGACTTCGGCGCCAGCCATGTCATGCAGGAGCGGAAGAGAAGAGAGAAGCTCAACGAGAGGTTCATCATCCTGCGTTCCCTGGTGCCCTTCGTCACCAAG ATGGACAAGGCGTCGATACTCGGGGACACGATCGAGTACGTGAAGCAGCTGACGAAACGCGTCCAGGACCTCGAGTCCTCTGCGGCCAGGCAGCAGGGGTCGTCGGAGAAGCGTGCGGTGCTGACGGGCATGGAAGgggccagcagcagcagcagcggcagcagcagcagcaccccgGTGGCCACGGACGTGCAGGTCTCCATCATCGAGAGCGACGCGCTGCTGGAGCTCCGGTGCCCGGACCGGCGCGGCCTGCTGGTGACCATCATGCAGGCGCTCCAGGAGCAGCTCCGGCTCGAGGTCACCTCCGTCCAGGCGTCGTCGGACCACGGCGTGCTGCTCGCGGAAATGCGCGCCAAG GTGAGGGAGCTGCATGGGAGGAGGAGCAGCATTTCTCAAGTGAAGAGAGCGATCCATCTCATCATCTCATCGGGATGA